A region of Cellulophaga sp. RHA19 DNA encodes the following proteins:
- a CDS encoding metallophosphoesterase, producing MSCSTDSNNDSSKPNEDPKAIEPVVFTAIGDVPYNDFQRDSIPKVIAAHNAKAKSSFVIHVGDIKPGADACTEDVYVDVSNLLKQFTVPTFIVLGDNEYNDCTNPEEGLAFWNKHFLKLNTNWTFSPKISYQTERPENFSWIQNKVLFLGINIVGSSVHNITEWETRLTDNANWVQQHLQAEKDNVNAVVVFGHANITEGDATKFNTFTNAFRSSAATFNKPVLYLQGDGHVWFTNKPWPEKNITRVQIDGGHRAVEVTVDPNKSNPFSYNRTFLD from the coding sequence ATGTCTTGCTCTACTGATTCTAACAATGACAGTAGCAAACCAAATGAAGACCCAAAAGCTATAGAACCAGTTGTTTTTACAGCAATTGGCGATGTTCCTTATAATGACTTTCAAAGAGATTCTATACCCAAAGTAATTGCGGCACACAATGCAAAGGCTAAATCTAGTTTTGTAATTCACGTTGGAGATATAAAACCAGGAGCAGATGCTTGCACAGAAGATGTGTATGTAGACGTAAGCAATCTTTTAAAGCAATTTACAGTCCCTACTTTTATTGTTTTGGGTGATAATGAATATAATGACTGTACAAACCCAGAAGAAGGGTTAGCGTTTTGGAACAAGCACTTTTTAAAATTGAATACAAATTGGACCTTTAGCCCTAAAATTAGTTACCAAACAGAACGTCCAGAAAACTTTAGTTGGATACAAAATAAAGTATTATTCCTAGGTATTAATATTGTAGGCAGTAGCGTACATAATATCACCGAATGGGAAACTAGATTAACAGATAATGCCAATTGGGTACAACAACACCTGCAAGCAGAAAAAGACAATGTAAACGCCGTAGTTGTATTTGGACACGCAAATATTACAGAAGGTGATGCTACCAAGTTTAACACATTTACCAATGCTTTTAGAAGCAGTGCTGCTACTTTTAATAAACCTGTACTTTATTTACAAGGAGACGGACACGTTTGGTTTACAAACAAACCTTGGCCAGAAAAAAACATTACACGTGTACAAATAGATGGCGGACACAGAGCTGTAGAAGTAACCGTAGATCCAAACAAAAGTAATCCGTTTAGCTACAACCGCACTTTTTTAGACTAA
- a CDS encoding DUF2141 domain-containing protein, translating to MKTIALLFGLFLMTITSNAQAETEAKTFTITITIDNVLNDDGTVMAGLHTSETFMRGMGLQNKITTIEDGKVTIVFKDIVAGEYAILAMHDENNNKQMDREANGMPKESYCISGSSTPYGPPSFSEAKFMVEDKDLKFALRF from the coding sequence ATGAAAACTATAGCTTTATTATTCGGATTATTTTTAATGACAATTACTTCAAATGCTCAGGCAGAAACAGAAGCAAAAACATTTACAATTACTATTACCATAGATAATGTTTTAAATGATGACGGAACAGTTATGGCTGGCTTGCACACATCAGAGACTTTTATGAGAGGTATGGGTTTACAAAACAAAATTACAACTATAGAAGATGGTAAAGTAACCATTGTTTTTAAAGATATTGTAGCAGGAGAATATGCTATTTTAGCAATGCACGATGAAAATAACAACAAACAAATGGACAGAGAAGCTAATGGTATGCCTAAAGAAAGTTACTGTATTTCTGGATCATCAACACCTTATGGTCCACCAAGCTTTTCAGAAGCTAAATTTATGGTAGAAGACAAAGATTTAAAATTTGCACTAAGATTTTAA
- a CDS encoding Dps family protein, with protein sequence MELNSIGLEVEKAKELNSKLNVLLSSFQVYYQNLRGVHWNIRGRRFFDLHIKFEELYTDANEKVDMIAERILTLGGKPLHTFEDYMAVSKLPVGKNISIDVEAIKLIVNSLKELLVIERDLLDLSDDANDEGTNSLMSDFIAEQEKTIWMMNAWLEE encoded by the coding sequence ATGGAATTAAACAGTATAGGATTAGAAGTAGAAAAAGCTAAAGAGCTAAACAGTAAATTAAATGTTTTATTATCTAGTTTCCAGGTTTATTACCAAAATTTAAGAGGTGTTCATTGGAATATTAGAGGTAGACGTTTTTTTGATTTACATATTAAGTTTGAAGAGTTGTATACAGACGCAAATGAAAAAGTAGATATGATTGCAGAGCGTATTTTAACCTTAGGAGGTAAGCCTTTGCACACTTTTGAAGATTATATGGCTGTATCTAAATTGCCAGTAGGTAAAAACATATCTATAGATGTAGAAGCTATAAAATTAATTGTAAATTCTTTAAAAGAATTACTAGTTATAGAGCGCGATTTATTAGACCTTTCTGATGATGCTAATGATGAAGGAACAAACTCTTTAATGAGCGATTTTATTGCTGAACAGGAAAAAACAATTTGGATGATGAATGCTTGGTTAGAAGAATAG
- a CDS encoding LysR substrate-binding domain-containing protein, producing MTITQLQYVLAVAKYQNFTLAAEKSFVTQPTLSMQVQKLEDELDVQIFDRSKKPISITEVGEKIVAQAKNIVNEADRIKDIVDQEKGFIGGEYVLGIIPTIMPTLLPMFLKAFISKFPKVNLVIKEQSTDTLIRNLQDGQIDAAIAATPLEIEFIKERPLYYEPFVGYIPKQHRLANTEKLTPEDLDIDDVLLLQDGHCFRDGVINLCKSPKNNTVDHFRLQSGSFETLINLSNEGLGMTLLPYLNTLELDDKKKENLKHFEAPSPAREVSLIYHKKELKVQITDALHDVITSVVRGAIAFQDVKIISPINNKIKA from the coding sequence ATGACCATAACTCAATTACAATATGTTTTGGCAGTTGCCAAATACCAAAACTTTACATTAGCAGCAGAAAAAAGCTTTGTTACACAGCCAACTTTAAGTATGCAAGTACAAAAGTTAGAAGACGAGTTAGATGTTCAGATTTTTGATAGGAGTAAAAAACCAATTTCTATTACAGAAGTAGGCGAAAAAATTGTTGCGCAAGCTAAAAACATTGTAAACGAGGCAGACCGTATTAAAGATATAGTAGATCAAGAAAAAGGGTTTATTGGTGGCGAATATGTTTTAGGTATTATACCTACTATTATGCCTACTCTTTTACCTATGTTTTTAAAAGCATTTATATCTAAGTTTCCAAAAGTAAACTTAGTTATTAAAGAACAAAGCACAGATACGCTAATTAGAAATTTACAAGACGGACAAATAGATGCTGCAATTGCTGCAACTCCTTTAGAAATTGAATTTATAAAAGAGAGACCTTTATATTACGAACCATTTGTGGGGTATATTCCTAAACAACATAGGCTAGCTAACACAGAAAAATTAACTCCCGAAGATTTAGACATAGATGATGTGCTTTTATTACAAGATGGACATTGCTTTAGAGATGGCGTTATAAACCTTTGTAAATCTCCAAAAAACAACACTGTTGACCATTTTAGATTGCAAAGTGGTAGTTTTGAAACACTAATAAACTTATCTAATGAAGGTTTAGGAATGACGTTACTACCCTATTTAAACACACTTGAGTTAGATGACAAAAAGAAAGAAAATTTAAAGCATTTTGAAGCTCCTTCTCCTGCTAGAGAAGTGAGTTTAATATATCATAAAAAAGAACTTAAAGTACAAATTACTGATGCTTTACACGATGTTATTACAAGTGTTGTACGTGGAGCAATTGCTTTTCAGGATGTAAAAATTATTAGTCCTATTAACAATAAAATTAAAGCATAA
- a CDS encoding D-alanyl-D-alanine carboxypeptidase/D-alanyl-D-alanine-endopeptidase yields MSYNIRFYNNYRTFIYFTILVLLSSCASTKQKITKKTNSKLDTSLFKNHFVGIKVYDPESKKTIFEKNSTKYFTPASNTKIFTLYTALKLLPEYSPLLKYGVKDNITYIQGTGNPTTLHPYFKDSTAITFFKQQQNIALYLANFTSDKFGGGWAWEDFDTYFSPERSGFPLYGNVVTAYKKGEIKTYPNYFKDSVSRKPHSFKREMVKNIFYISPNLKDTIEVPFKTSNKLTKTLIEKEINKKIKNTNTLPNTKKTTLYGIATDSIARRMMLVSDNFLAEQLLVMASSTLSDTLNVNKAIKHILKTDLADLEQQPRWVDGSGLSRYNLFTPASYVQVLDKMYRQISKNRLFSLFPVGGESGTLKNWYKGTPKPYIYAKSGSLGNNYSLSGYLITKSGKTLIFSFMNNHFKTKTSDVKKEIQTVLEMIRDNY; encoded by the coding sequence ATGTCCTACAATATCAGATTTTACAATAACTACAGAACTTTTATATATTTTACAATTTTAGTACTCTTAAGTAGTTGTGCTTCTACAAAACAAAAAATTACCAAAAAAACCAATAGTAAATTAGATACTTCGCTTTTTAAAAATCACTTTGTAGGTATTAAAGTTTATGATCCAGAAAGTAAAAAAACTATTTTTGAGAAAAACAGCACCAAATATTTTACACCTGCCAGTAATACAAAAATATTTACGCTTTACACTGCTTTAAAACTATTACCAGAGTATAGCCCTTTATTAAAATATGGTGTAAAAGATAATATTACTTACATACAAGGAACAGGAAACCCAACAACATTACACCCCTATTTTAAAGATAGTACAGCTATCACATTTTTTAAACAACAACAAAATATAGCTTTATACTTGGCTAATTTTACATCAGATAAGTTTGGTGGCGGTTGGGCTTGGGAAGATTTTGATACTTATTTTTCACCAGAACGTAGTGGTTTTCCTCTTTATGGTAACGTAGTAACTGCTTATAAAAAAGGAGAAATTAAAACCTACCCTAATTATTTTAAAGATAGTGTTTCTAGAAAACCACACAGCTTTAAAAGAGAAATGGTTAAAAACATTTTTTATATAAGTCCTAACTTAAAAGATACTATAGAAGTTCCTTTTAAAACAAGTAATAAACTAACAAAAACACTAATAGAAAAAGAAATAAATAAAAAAATTAAAAACACCAATACATTACCAAATACAAAAAAAACAACACTTTACGGTATTGCTACAGATAGTATTGCACGCCGTATGATGCTTGTAAGTGATAATTTTTTAGCAGAACAGTTACTGGTTATGGCCTCTAGCACTTTGTCTGATACCCTAAATGTGAATAAAGCAATAAAACATATTTTAAAAACTGACTTAGCAGATCTAGAACAACAACCACGCTGGGTAGATGGCTCTGGACTCTCTAGATACAACTTATTTACACCAGCATCTTATGTGCAAGTATTAGATAAAATGTATCGTCAAATTTCCAAAAACAGGTTATTTTCTTTATTTCCTGTTGGTGGCGAATCTGGAACCTTAAAAAACTGGTATAAAGGCACTCCTAAACCATACATTTACGCAAAATCTGGTAGTTTGGGTAACAATTATAGTTTAAGCGGATACTTAATTACCAAATCTGGAAAAACGTTAATTTTTAGTTTTATGAATAATCATTTTAAAACAAAAACTTCTGATGTAAAAAAAGAAATACAGACTGTTTTAGAAATGATAAGAGATAATTATTAA
- a CDS encoding DUF4442 domain-containing protein: MAKSTLKYNVFNFFKLPSAWWCGVRLQHIDEKKAVVTVKHRWFNQNPFNSMFWAVQGMAAEYATGIMVIDQIEKSGKKISMLVASNNATFTKKATGRITFTCEDGHLIEDAIAKTVATGEGQIFTMKSVGVNKDGVVVSTFNFDWTIRLRK; this comes from the coding sequence ATGGCAAAGAGCACATTAAAATACAACGTATTTAATTTTTTTAAACTACCGTCTGCTTGGTGGTGTGGCGTACGTTTACAGCATATAGATGAAAAAAAAGCGGTAGTAACTGTAAAGCACAGATGGTTTAACCAAAACCCTTTTAACTCTATGTTTTGGGCTGTGCAAGGTATGGCTGCAGAATATGCAACAGGTATTATGGTTATTGACCAAATTGAGAAAAGTGGTAAAAAAATATCTATGTTAGTTGCGAGTAACAATGCAACATTTACTAAAAAGGCTACAGGAAGAATTACGTTTACTTGTGAAGACGGACACTTAATTGAAGATGCTATTGCTAAAACCGTTGCAACTGGAGAAGGACAAATTTTTACAATGAAATCTGTTGGTGTTAATAAAGACGGAGTAGTGGTGTCTACCTTTAATTTTGACTGGACAATACGTTTAAGAAAGTAA
- a CDS encoding PadR family transcriptional regulator, whose protein sequence is MKIENTKAQMRKGVLEYCILSILKGEDKYTSEILATLKDAKMLVVEGTIYPLLTRLKNAGLLTYRWEESTSGPPRKYYALTKTGEEFLTELNATWDELRNAVNLVTNSKKTNNE, encoded by the coding sequence ATGAAGATAGAAAACACAAAGGCACAAATGCGCAAAGGTGTTTTAGAGTATTGCATCCTCTCTATACTTAAAGGAGAAGATAAATATACTTCTGAAATTCTTGCAACATTAAAAGATGCCAAAATGCTAGTTGTAGAAGGCACTATTTACCCTTTATTAACAAGATTAAAAAATGCAGGACTACTAACTTACCGTTGGGAAGAGTCTACATCCGGCCCACCAAGAAAATACTACGCGCTTACAAAAACAGGAGAAGAATTTTTAACCGAATTAAATGCTACCTGGGACGAACTAAGAAATGCCGTAAACCTAGTTACCAACTCAAAAAAAACGAACAATGAATAA
- a CDS encoding PspC domain-containing protein, which translates to MNKTININLANLFFHIDEDAYRKLDNYLKAIKQSLNNGAGSDEIISDIEARIAELFQEKVKNDQQVITKTDVEDVIGVMGQPEDYRVDEEIFEDEEQPTSKSKAKKLYRDTDNKYIGGISAGMAHYLGINPWWVRLLWVVLTLATFSGFIVIYILLLFLIPEAKTTSQKLDMRGESINISNIERTVKESFNTVTDKVKNADYNKASGKLKTGIQTFFDAVGTFFSFIFKSIGKIIGVFFILIGGAVVIGTFIGLFTAGFTDAFVINNTPLYSIVNSTSAPIWLISLLTFFAVAIPFFFLLYLGLKIVVSNLKSIGTIAKITLFGVWLAAIIGLTIVGIKEATANMYKGSVNKTEELKFTQPLDTLYISTRTSKNYDRPENFRINGMTFTIDENGKKLLLDNDFIFDIVRSNDDVARIKIQKVSQGGSFDEARQRAKTIDYNYQVLDNKIILDNFLLLDSKGKIRDQEVNVTLYIPKNVIIKFDFDADTHNIGWHTSYKEEIYRSEVKDYTWVMSKQGVLECLDCIDEELIEGEEKQVNEESNLSVDDDGVNININGNESSLNIKIDENGARIKASKN; encoded by the coding sequence ATGAATAAGACGATAAACATAAACCTTGCTAACTTATTCTTTCATATAGACGAAGATGCATACCGCAAACTAGACAATTATTTAAAAGCAATAAAGCAATCATTAAACAACGGTGCGGGTAGCGATGAAATTATTTCTGATATTGAAGCCAGAATTGCAGAGCTTTTTCAGGAAAAAGTTAAAAACGACCAACAAGTAATTACTAAAACAGATGTAGAAGATGTTATTGGTGTTATGGGGCAACCTGAAGATTACCGTGTAGACGAAGAGATTTTTGAGGACGAAGAGCAACCTACATCAAAATCTAAAGCAAAAAAACTATACAGAGATACAGACAATAAATACATAGGAGGTATATCTGCTGGGATGGCACACTATTTAGGTATTAACCCTTGGTGGGTTCGTTTATTATGGGTTGTACTTACACTGGCTACTTTTAGCGGATTTATAGTAATTTATATTCTATTATTATTTTTAATTCCAGAAGCTAAAACAACCTCGCAAAAACTAGATATGCGTGGTGAGTCTATAAACATTAGCAACATAGAACGTACTGTAAAAGAAAGTTTTAACACTGTTACAGATAAAGTTAAAAATGCAGATTACAATAAAGCCAGCGGAAAGCTAAAAACTGGTATTCAAACTTTTTTTGATGCTGTAGGCACCTTTTTTAGCTTTATATTTAAAAGTATTGGTAAAATTATAGGTGTATTCTTTATTTTAATTGGTGGTGCTGTGGTAATAGGCACCTTTATAGGCTTATTTACTGCGGGTTTTACAGATGCGTTTGTTATTAACAACACACCTCTTTATAGTATAGTTAATAGTACAAGCGCACCAATTTGGCTTATATCATTACTAACATTTTTTGCCGTAGCAATACCATTTTTCTTTCTACTTTATTTAGGATTAAAAATTGTTGTATCTAACTTAAAATCTATTGGTACAATTGCAAAAATAACATTGTTTGGTGTTTGGTTAGCTGCTATTATAGGTTTAACAATTGTTGGTATTAAAGAAGCTACAGCTAATATGTACAAGGGTAGTGTTAATAAAACAGAGGAGTTAAAATTTACACAGCCTTTAGACACTTTATATATTTCTACTAGAACTAGTAAAAACTATGACAGACCAGAAAATTTTAGAATTAATGGAATGACATTTACTATAGATGAAAACGGTAAAAAACTGTTACTAGACAACGATTTTATATTTGATATTGTTAGGTCTAATGATGACGTAGCTAGAATTAAAATACAGAAAGTATCTCAAGGTGGTTCTTTTGATGAAGCCAGACAAAGAGCTAAAACCATAGACTATAATTACCAAGTGCTAGATAATAAAATAATATTAGACAATTTTTTATTGCTAGACAGCAAAGGTAAAATTAGAGATCAAGAAGTAAACGTTACTCTTTATATTCCTAAAAATGTAATTATTAAGTTTGATTTTGATGCTGACACACACAATATTGGTTGGCATACATCATACAAAGAAGAAATTTACAGGTCTGAAGTTAAAGACTACACTTGGGTTATGAGTAAACAAGGTGTTCTAGAGTGTTTAGATTGTATTGATGAGGAACTTATAGAAGGTGAAGAAAAACAAGTTAATGAAGAGTCCAACTTATCTGTAGATGATGATGGTGTAAACATTAATATAAATGGAAATGAAAGTTCTTTAAATATTAAAATAGATGAAAACGGAGCACGTATCAAAGCTTCAAAAAATTAA
- a CDS encoding head GIN domain-containing protein produces MTTLSKITIALILSLLLTSCSVNFGNGKKGNGVLTEQSRDIAASFDRVSASEGINVYVTQAKEFSIRVEADENVIDLIGTDVKDGKLKIHAIENIGRATKNVHVTLPVITALYSSSGADLNSESQIEADEIDLKASSGADIQIALVANSVNADCSSGADIKLSGKTNNLTVNASSGSDIDARELKTKNCDADASSGADISLDVSDSLIADASSGADILYTGNATVKKNKSSSGSVKKR; encoded by the coding sequence ATGACAACACTATCTAAAATCACAATCGCATTAATACTAAGTTTACTATTAACTTCTTGCTCTGTAAACTTTGGAAATGGTAAAAAAGGAAACGGAGTACTAACAGAACAAAGCAGAGATATTGCAGCTAGTTTTGACCGTGTTTCGGCATCAGAAGGCATTAATGTTTATGTAACGCAAGCAAAAGAATTTAGCATACGAGTAGAAGCAGACGAAAATGTTATAGACCTAATTGGTACAGACGTTAAAGATGGCAAACTTAAAATACACGCTATTGAAAACATTGGTAGAGCTACTAAAAACGTACACGTTACACTACCTGTTATTACTGCTTTATATAGTTCTAGCGGAGCAGACTTAAATTCAGAATCTCAAATAGAAGCTGACGAAATTGATTTAAAAGCTAGTAGCGGAGCTGATATACAAATTGCTTTAGTAGCAAACTCTGTAAACGCAGATTGTAGTAGTGGAGCAGATATTAAGTTAAGTGGTAAAACAAATAACTTAACTGTAAATGCTAGTAGCGGTTCTGATATTGATGCTCGTGAGTTAAAAACAAAAAACTGTGATGCAGATGCTAGTAGCGGAGCAGATATTAGCCTAGATGTATCAGATTCTTTAATTGCAGATGCAAGTAGTGGAGCAGATATATTGTATACGGGTAATGCTACTGTTAAAAAAAATAAATCTTCTTCTGGTAGCGTAAAAAAGAGATAA
- a CDS encoding dipeptide epimerase, whose amino-acid sequence MNLTLTKYILPLKHTFSISRESHNFQDSMVVSLGLEGKVGYGEATANPYYKITFESMQQEIENIRTEIEHYNFTTPEDFNQFLNKKQLSNFAICALDLAAHDLYGKILNKPLYKIWNTDNSTYPITNFTIGIDSIDNMVAKMKEQPWPIYKIKLGTDQDVAIVKELRKHSDAIFRIDANCAWTAEETINNAPELKKLGVEFLEQPLKADDWTGMEQVMHASVLPVIADESCIVESDVEKCGYHFNGINIKLTKCGGLTPALRMIKKGKELGLKVMVGCMTESSVGISAIAQLTPQLDYVDMDGAMLLSKDIAKGVEIEPNGNLIFPNSGGSGITLL is encoded by the coding sequence ATGAATTTAACCTTAACAAAGTATATTCTTCCCCTAAAACATACATTTAGTATTTCTAGAGAGTCTCATAATTTTCAAGACAGTATGGTAGTAAGTCTTGGTTTAGAAGGTAAAGTTGGTTATGGTGAAGCTACAGCAAACCCTTACTACAAAATTACTTTTGAGAGTATGCAACAAGAAATTGAAAACATACGAACAGAAATAGAACATTATAATTTTACTACACCTGAAGATTTTAATCAATTTTTAAACAAAAAACAATTAAGCAACTTTGCTATTTGCGCTTTAGATTTAGCTGCACACGACTTGTATGGTAAAATTTTAAACAAACCATTGTATAAAATATGGAATACAGATAATAGCACCTACCCTATCACCAACTTTACCATTGGTATAGATTCTATAGATAATATGGTTGCTAAAATGAAAGAACAACCTTGGCCTATTTACAAGATTAAATTAGGTACAGACCAAGATGTTGCTATAGTTAAAGAACTTAGAAAACATTCTGACGCTATTTTTAGGATTGATGCCAATTGCGCCTGGACAGCAGAAGAAACTATTAATAATGCTCCTGAACTTAAAAAGTTAGGTGTAGAGTTTTTAGAGCAACCACTAAAAGCAGATGATTGGACAGGAATGGAGCAAGTAATGCATGCTAGTGTTTTGCCTGTTATTGCAGATGAAAGTTGCATAGTAGAATCTGACGTAGAAAAATGTGGCTATCATTTTAATGGTATCAATATAAAACTTACCAAGTGCGGTGGCTTAACTCCTGCTCTTAGAATGATAAAAAAAGGTAAAGAACTTGGACTAAAAGTTATGGTTGGTTGTATGACAGAGTCTTCTGTAGGAATTTCTGCAATAGCGCAATTAACGCCACAATTAGATTATGTAGATATGGATGGCGCAATGCTACTTAGCAAAGACATTGCAAAAGGAGTGGAAATAGAGCCAAACGGAAATTTAATTTTTCCAAATAGTGGTGGTTCTGGTATTACACTTTTATAA
- a CDS encoding aminotransferase class I/II-fold pyridoxal phosphate-dependent enzyme, with amino-acid sequence MTYVSSFPARKIKVNGVKKLYFGGTAYLGLQKHKKFLKIYFKNIKKYGTNYGASRKSNIKIDVYDEAEKHLAKLVGSKACVTLSSGYLAGQLACNYFKAQGHSLFYAPNSHTALHQNNSSNYASYSDLAVAVENHIKKSNVTPVVFLDSLDFYGLNYPNFKGLQQLPLDKIIVVADDSHTIGLPLNNGTGCYAQLHKLNPKELIVCSSLGKGFAVQAGAIFGTTKRIEELKNTAFFGGASPATPANIATILTAESIYKKRQQKLKQHIQLFLKGLNNKELFTFMPNHSAFTYSDQKITTYLKEHNIIVTSFNYPDKDSPTMSRIVLSAHHKKKDINKVVSLINTLYD; translated from the coding sequence ATGACCTACGTTTCTTCTTTTCCTGCTAGAAAAATTAAGGTTAATGGTGTTAAAAAATTATATTTTGGAGGTACCGCATACCTAGGACTTCAAAAGCACAAGAAGTTTTTAAAAATTTACTTTAAAAATATTAAAAAGTATGGTACCAATTATGGTGCTTCCAGAAAGTCAAATATTAAAATTGATGTGTATGATGAAGCAGAAAAACACCTTGCAAAGCTTGTAGGCAGTAAAGCGTGTGTAACCTTATCCTCGGGCTATTTAGCAGGACAATTAGCTTGTAATTACTTTAAAGCACAAGGGCATAGTTTATTTTATGCTCCAAACTCACACACTGCTCTACATCAAAACAACTCTAGCAATTACGCAAGTTATAGTGACTTGGCTGTTGCAGTAGAAAATCATATTAAAAAATCTAATGTTACTCCTGTAGTTTTTTTAGATAGCTTAGATTTTTATGGCCTAAATTATCCCAATTTTAAAGGGTTACAACAATTACCATTAGATAAAATAATAGTAGTTGCAGACGACTCACACACTATAGGTTTACCCTTAAATAATGGTACTGGCTGTTATGCTCAATTACATAAATTAAATCCAAAAGAACTTATAGTATGTAGTTCACTTGGCAAAGGTTTTGCTGTGCAAGCAGGAGCTATTTTTGGCACAACTAAAAGAATAGAAGAATTAAAAAATACAGCATTTTTTGGAGGCGCTAGTCCGGCTACACCTGCAAACATAGCTACAATACTAACTGCAGAAAGTATCTATAAAAAAAGACAACAAAAGTTAAAACAACACATTCAACTTTTTTTAAAGGGCTTAAATAATAAAGAGCTGTTTACGTTTATGCCAAACCACTCAGCTTTTACATACAGTGATCAAAAAATAACTACTTATTTAAAAGAGCACAATATTATAGTTACTAGTTTTAATTATCCAGACAAAGATTCACCTACTATGAGCCGTATTGTGCTAAGTGCACACCATAAAAAAAAGGATATTAATAAAGTTGTTAGCCTTATTAATACCCTTTATGATTAA